The Hymenobacter sp. 5317J-9 genome has a window encoding:
- a CDS encoding TonB-dependent receptor, with protein MHTRRLAGLLAAAVAVAQALPAQGQAAADTLTRQSHWLPDVAVAGRQPSRYALGTRQLVLDSAALSQYRTGTLAEALAARAPLYLKNYGPGQLASISIRGTSARHTAVLWNGFNINFSSLGEADFSLLPVGGNTQVRVQPGPGGALYGTGAIGGAVLLSGEPTFGGGLRGSVQAEGGSFGQGAGSLEASYGSARLALRTTGLYREAQNDFPLGPEQNGVAAPRQPNAAFRQWNFTQDARLMVGTGGQLSLAAWLTGANRQIQPALGAANRHGLETDHSARLLAAFRQRVGRRYEGTVRVAWLHDRLVYGDDTLLPQYTTLSTTQAQTEHSFTLGDKASLQLGGEVQHFEAVADGYENRIQENRLAAFGLLRYDATPALRLTANLRQAFVPDQRPPLAPTAGAEWDLLHTEARTITLKASASRSYRAATLNERYYQPGGNPNLLPETGVGYEAGAVYDYQPTGPARLHWRTELTAYRQLVDNWVQWIPGSGGFYSPRNLRLVRTQGLEASTALDWKRPRYEAAVRASYSLTQAHKQQGYLGDDDPLNTQLAYVPLHGATLSTEHTWRAHWLLSASGSFSSYRYTTVSANDFLPGYFLLQGSVGRHLTVGPARFTLLVQGYNLTNTRYQTYAGRAMPPRSAVLSLRVAWR; from the coding sequence TTGCACACACGCCGGCTGGCCGGGCTGCTGGCCGCGGCCGTTGCCGTGGCGCAGGCCCTGCCGGCCCAGGGGCAAGCCGCGGCCGATACCCTCACCCGGCAAAGCCACTGGCTGCCCGACGTGGCCGTGGCCGGCCGCCAGCCCAGCCGCTACGCCCTCGGCACCCGCCAGCTGGTGCTCGATTCGGCGGCCCTCAGCCAGTACCGCACCGGCACGCTGGCCGAAGCCCTGGCGGCTCGTGCGCCGCTCTACCTCAAAAACTACGGGCCGGGCCAACTGGCGTCCATCAGCATTCGGGGCACCTCGGCGCGGCACACCGCGGTGCTCTGGAACGGGTTCAACATCAATTTCTCTTCGCTGGGCGAAGCCGATTTTTCGCTTCTGCCAGTGGGCGGTAACACGCAGGTGCGCGTGCAGCCCGGGCCCGGCGGGGCGCTGTATGGCACCGGCGCCATTGGCGGCGCGGTGCTGCTAAGCGGCGAACCCACATTCGGCGGAGGCTTACGCGGCAGCGTGCAGGCCGAGGGCGGCAGCTTCGGGCAGGGCGCGGGCAGCCTGGAGGCCAGCTACGGCTCGGCTCGGCTGGCACTGCGCACCACCGGCTTGTACCGTGAGGCGCAAAACGATTTCCCTCTCGGCCCTGAGCAAAACGGCGTGGCGGCCCCGCGCCAGCCCAATGCGGCTTTCCGGCAATGGAATTTTACGCAGGATGCGCGCCTGATGGTGGGCACCGGCGGGCAGCTCAGCCTGGCCGCCTGGCTCACGGGGGCCAATCGTCAAATCCAGCCGGCGCTGGGCGCCGCCAACCGCCACGGCCTCGAAACCGACCACAGCGCCCGGCTGCTGGCGGCTTTCCGGCAGCGGGTGGGCCGGCGCTACGAAGGCACGGTGCGCGTGGCTTGGCTGCACGACCGCCTCGTGTACGGCGACGACACGCTGCTGCCGCAGTACACCACCCTGAGCACCACCCAGGCCCAAACCGAGCATTCGTTTACGCTGGGAGACAAAGCCAGCCTGCAGCTGGGCGGCGAAGTGCAGCACTTTGAAGCGGTGGCCGACGGCTACGAAAACCGCATTCAGGAAAACCGCTTGGCGGCCTTTGGCCTTTTGCGCTACGATGCCACGCCCGCGCTGCGCCTCACGGCCAACCTGCGCCAGGCCTTTGTGCCCGACCAACGCCCGCCGCTGGCGCCCACGGCGGGCGCCGAGTGGGACCTGTTGCATACCGAAGCGCGCACCATCACCCTAAAAGCCAGCGCTTCGCGCAGCTACCGCGCCGCCACCCTTAACGAGCGCTACTACCAGCCTGGCGGCAACCCCAACCTGCTGCCCGAAACCGGCGTGGGCTACGAAGCCGGCGCCGTGTACGACTACCAGCCCACCGGCCCCGCCCGCCTGCACTGGCGCACCGAACTCACCGCCTACCGCCAGCTGGTCGACAACTGGGTGCAGTGGATACCGGGCTCCGGCGGCTTTTACTCGCCGCGCAACCTGCGGCTGGTGCGCACCCAAGGCCTGGAAGCCAGCACGGCCCTGGACTGGAAGCGGCCGCGCTACGAGGCCGCCGTGCGGGCCAGCTACTCCCTCACCCAGGCCCACAAGCAGCAAGGATACCTCGGCGACGACGACCCGCTGAACACCCAATTGGCTTACGTGCCCCTGCACGGCGCCACCCTCAGCACCGAGCACACCTGGCGCGCGCACTGGCTGCTGAGCGCCAGCGGCAGTTTCAGCAGCTACCGCTACACCACCGTTTCGGCCAACGACTTCCTACCGGGCTATTTCCTGCTGCAGGGCAGCGTAGGGCGCCACCTGACGGTGGGCCCGGCCCGGTTCACGCTGCTGGTGCAGGGCTACAACCTCACCAACACCCGCTACCAAACCTACGCCGGCCGCGCCATGCCGCCCCGCTCGGCGGTGCTGAGCCTGCGCGTGGCCTGGCGCTGA
- a CDS encoding DUF5074 domain-containing protein, which produces MKRNSFPSLSAAGLLALLTTACNPDKEVIMPEVPTVTNAVYVVNEGTSNGAISLYNKSTKTVVRDVYAPANGNKRLGPYVQNMTIVGDNAYLVVNGADSVQVVRLADFKRTTGIGGFSQPRYLLAAGTDKAYVTEWQGSFPAYSAGRVAVLNLTTNTIGKRLTVGVNPEQMLLVDGKLYVANSDGNTLSVINTTTDAVESSIAVPDGPKNLVRDANGNIWVLCSKYGAAQDFLVRFSPAQPTQQTRIALANDYTNGNLRTNATGSTIYVSLGTGTYALDPQATALTPKPLIRRNFYGLGIDPQDNTIYAGTATFSGDAKVIRYTVAGAPIDSFGVAVGPNAFLFR; this is translated from the coding sequence ATGAAACGCAATTCCTTTCCTTCCCTCTCCGCCGCCGGCCTGCTGGCCTTGCTGACCACGGCCTGCAACCCCGACAAAGAAGTCATCATGCCGGAGGTACCTACCGTCACCAACGCGGTGTATGTGGTGAACGAGGGCACCAGCAACGGCGCCATCAGCCTCTACAACAAGTCGACGAAAACGGTGGTGCGCGACGTGTATGCGCCGGCCAACGGCAACAAGCGCCTCGGCCCGTATGTGCAGAACATGACCATCGTGGGCGACAACGCCTACCTCGTGGTGAACGGCGCCGATTCGGTGCAGGTGGTGCGCCTGGCCGATTTCAAGCGCACAACTGGCATTGGCGGCTTTTCGCAGCCGCGCTACCTGCTGGCTGCCGGCACCGATAAGGCCTACGTTACGGAGTGGCAGGGCAGCTTTCCGGCCTATAGCGCCGGCCGCGTGGCCGTGCTGAACCTGACCACCAACACCATTGGCAAGCGCCTGACGGTGGGCGTGAACCCCGAGCAGATGCTGCTCGTGGACGGCAAGCTGTACGTAGCCAACAGCGACGGCAATACCCTCAGCGTCATCAATACCACTACCGACGCGGTGGAATCCAGCATCGCGGTGCCGGACGGCCCCAAAAACCTGGTGCGCGACGCCAACGGCAACATTTGGGTGCTGTGCAGCAAGTACGGCGCGGCGCAGGACTTCCTCGTGCGCTTTAGCCCGGCCCAGCCCACGCAGCAAACGCGCATTGCCCTGGCCAACGACTACACCAACGGCAACCTGCGCACCAACGCCACAGGCTCCACCATCTACGTGTCGCTCGGCACGGGCACCTATGCCCTCGACCCCCAGGCCACGGCCCTGACCCCCAAGCCGCTCATCCGCCGCAATTTCTACGGCCTGGGCATCGACCCGCAGGACAACACCATTTACGCCGGCACGGCCACCTTCAGCGGCGACGCCAAGGTGATTCGCTACACCGTGGCCGGCGCGCCCATCGACTCATTTGGCGTGGCCGTGGGCCCCAACGCCTTCC